Proteins from a genomic interval of Stomatohabitans albus:
- the rsmH gene encoding 16S rRNA (cytosine(1402)-N(4))-methyltransferase RsmH, which produces MSDVSAIDTQVVNQPHPPLRVVSEQTHISADSAPNQTRMHPRVMASTPHAPVLVRPITDALAVGGDEPAVIVDCTLGAGGHALALFAASGKNLHIVGFDRDPAAQELAGNRLVAFKNRLHQIHAPFDQFTEQVKPILDALDAPLAGVLWDLGVSSMQLDTPGRGFSFRSLGPVDMRMDPTTGMSAADFIDAADMDELRHIIRIYGEEPAADAIARALVTARPFKNTVELAEVVVAAMPARDVRKMFKRGVHPATRTFQALRIAVNGELDRFEASLPQALDLLAPPSTQLGGRGGRLAILSYHSLEDRIAKQFIAQAANPCVCPPGLPVCGCDRTASLQPITRGAHHPTAEEISENPRARSAKLRIAERLEEPMGSEA; this is translated from the coding sequence ATGAGCGACGTATCAGCGATTGATACCCAGGTAGTAAACCAACCTCATCCACCGCTTCGGGTGGTCTCTGAGCAGACGCATATCAGTGCTGATTCAGCCCCCAACCAAACAAGGATGCATCCAAGAGTTATGGCCAGTACCCCCCATGCCCCCGTTCTCGTCCGTCCTATTACTGATGCATTGGCCGTAGGCGGTGACGAACCCGCCGTTATTGTTGACTGCACACTTGGTGCTGGAGGTCACGCCCTCGCCTTATTTGCAGCGAGTGGAAAGAATCTCCACATCGTTGGTTTTGATCGTGATCCTGCTGCACAGGAACTCGCGGGGAACCGTCTGGTTGCCTTTAAGAACCGTTTACACCAGATTCATGCCCCCTTTGACCAGTTCACCGAACAGGTCAAACCAATTCTTGATGCTTTGGATGCACCGCTTGCCGGGGTTCTATGGGACCTTGGAGTATCTTCTATGCAGCTCGACACACCTGGACGTGGTTTCAGCTTCCGAAGCCTTGGTCCAGTAGATATGCGCATGGACCCAACGACTGGAATGAGTGCAGCCGACTTCATTGATGCGGCAGACATGGACGAATTACGCCACATCATTCGTATCTACGGTGAGGAACCCGCCGCAGATGCAATCGCACGTGCGCTGGTTACGGCCCGTCCCTTTAAAAACACGGTTGAGCTCGCTGAGGTTGTGGTAGCAGCGATGCCAGCCCGTGATGTTCGCAAGATGTTTAAGCGTGGTGTCCATCCGGCCACTCGCACGTTTCAAGCTCTCCGAATCGCTGTTAACGGCGAATTGGATCGATTCGAGGCCTCCCTTCCCCAGGCCTTGGACTTGCTGGCACCCCCCTCGACTCAATTGGGAGGCCGAGGTGGGCGCTTAGCGATACTGAGTTATCACTCCTTGGAGGACCGCATTGCAAAACAGTTCATTGCGCAAGCAGCTAATCCATGTGTGTGCCCGCCGGGCCTCCCAGTGTGTGGTTGTGATCGGACTGCGTCCTTGCAGCCCATTACACGTGGCGCACATCACCCAACCGCCGAAGAAATTTCAGAAAATCCACGGGCCCGCTCCGCGAAGTTGCGTATCGCCGAACGCCTAGAAGAACCAATGGGGAGTGAAGCGTAA
- a CDS encoding UDP-N-acetylmuramoyl-tripeptide--D-alanyl-D-alanine ligase: protein MITVTLNHLATIVGGQVRDPAIAGERTVRGVTIDSRQVAPGDLFVPIIAQRDGHDFVSQAMATGATGYLCQQDHALATAPDAPSGAILVPDTVEALTKLGQWHRDTVDPIVVGVTGSNGKTTTKDLIAAALGSVKPVVATKGSFNNELGLPLTLCTLTEDTEVLVSEIGARGIGHIKAAMPILRPSIGVVTTIGAAHVGAFGSEAAIAEAKGELVEALPPEGLAILNADNPACAELAGRTSARVQTVGTKTTADLHPDNLSTDAHGRVTFCLDGQLVRAPLPGIHQTTNMLAAIAVADALDIPRIHSLPALAHARVSPMRMASTTVGQVTIIDDTYNANEGSIIAALDTLAAIRAPRRIAVLGMVHDLEDQLKPTLSRIAQYSEDIGIETLVSVNAQGLYRAGRDDTHEAASLDEAVDLLISLIGTQPAVVLVKASRAEGLEYIVSALTTHLEQAA from the coding sequence ATGATTACCGTAACCCTGAATCACCTTGCCACCATTGTTGGTGGCCAGGTCCGTGACCCTGCCATTGCTGGTGAGCGGACGGTGCGTGGAGTCACGATTGATTCTCGTCAAGTGGCTCCCGGAGACCTGTTTGTGCCCATCATTGCTCAACGTGATGGTCACGACTTCGTTTCCCAAGCCATGGCGACAGGTGCTACGGGTTATCTCTGCCAGCAAGATCATGCCTTGGCAACTGCGCCAGATGCACCTAGTGGGGCCATTTTGGTTCCTGACACGGTTGAGGCCCTCACGAAGTTAGGGCAATGGCATCGTGACACCGTTGATCCGATCGTGGTTGGGGTTACTGGTTCGAATGGCAAGACCACGACAAAGGACTTGATTGCCGCAGCATTGGGGAGTGTAAAGCCGGTTGTTGCAACAAAGGGTAGTTTCAACAATGAACTCGGTTTGCCACTAACCTTATGCACCTTAACCGAAGATACTGAGGTGCTCGTGAGTGAGATCGGGGCTCGTGGCATCGGTCACATTAAGGCAGCTATGCCAATCTTACGGCCAAGCATTGGGGTAGTAACGACAATCGGAGCAGCTCATGTGGGGGCATTTGGTTCCGAAGCAGCCATTGCTGAGGCTAAGGGTGAACTTGTAGAAGCGCTGCCCCCTGAAGGTCTCGCTATTTTAAATGCAGATAATCCAGCCTGTGCGGAACTTGCTGGCCGTACCTCAGCACGCGTTCAAACGGTTGGTACAAAGACAACCGCAGACCTTCACCCTGACAACCTTTCCACCGATGCCCATGGGCGAGTGACCTTTTGCCTTGATGGCCAACTGGTTCGCGCCCCACTGCCAGGTATCCATCAGACAACCAATATGTTGGCTGCCATAGCCGTTGCTGACGCATTGGATATTCCAAGAATCCACAGCCTGCCTGCCTTGGCTCATGCGCGGGTTTCTCCAATGCGTATGGCATCGACAACGGTGGGGCAGGTTACGATCATCGACGATACGTACAACGCGAATGAAGGGTCGATTATTGCTGCCCTTGATACGTTAGCTGCCATACGTGCCCCCCGACGCATCGCAGTCCTGGGGATGGTTCATGACCTCGAAGACCAGCTTAAACCAACCTTGAGTCGGATCGCTCAGTACAGTGAAGACATCGGGATCGAGACGCTTGTCAGCGTCAATGCGCAGGGGCTCTACCGGGCTGGTCGCGATGACACACACGAAGCAGCATCGCTGGATGAAGCAGTCGATTTGCTTATCTCGTTGATTGGAACGCAGCCCGCCGTTGTTTTGGTTAAAGCAAGTCGAGCTGAAGGGCTCGAATACATTGTTTCCGCACTTACCACCCACTTGGAGCAGGCCGCATGA
- a CDS encoding penicillin-binding protein 2, translating into MTSTVIFGLTVVGYSTWAASQNPVIAKNIAEEESRTEPIPPIRGQITDRRGVALAISVPYLRASMVPNEVRNGLAKHNTELETQREKAKESGQDISAFPPPVSEDAWVQSVTDFLATYAVKGSQPPTFDQVRAKLVAPTGSQQEKEIFTGLRPEAKKVLEDGQKAGNLLLPGLMLKSRTERVYPDELLARQVVGIVDTEQKGIEGIEKQMNDVLTGTPGSRPARQGTWRTSAPGTVENEIAAIDGSAVKLSLDQRIQHATERELQQAMERFNAKSASAVVLHVPTGDVVAMANVPTVGPHDRSNDSLEFRRNRAITDMFEHGSVNKVVTLAGGIEEGLISANSTFQVPDEITIGKRTYHDATDHKEETWSVKEIITRSSNVGTIKMGQALGPQRLHTYMEKFGVGQPTGIGFIGESSGRIADVASWNEASLPTISIGQGVSTTLLQIAEMYAVIAADGVKIPPRLISATIGPDGVETPVEQGVATQVVSARTADKVTDILVDVVDGAHGTGKAAAVPGYDVAAKTGTAQKPDLVHGGYLKGAYIASMAGFAPAKHPEFVVAVHLDEPTPYEGSKSAAPTFSAIMAQALSLQGVAPTRAVVNAVPQQSTNDDDMASPDNDESTSPSSRETENQDEQSSDE; encoded by the coding sequence TTGACGTCTACGGTGATCTTTGGGCTCACCGTTGTGGGATATAGCACGTGGGCAGCCTCCCAGAATCCGGTCATTGCAAAGAATATTGCTGAAGAGGAGAGTCGGACTGAACCCATTCCACCCATTCGGGGGCAAATTACGGATCGCCGTGGGGTGGCCTTGGCAATCAGTGTGCCATATCTCCGAGCTTCCATGGTCCCAAATGAGGTACGTAACGGTCTGGCGAAACACAATACAGAGCTTGAAACCCAACGTGAGAAAGCCAAAGAGTCAGGTCAGGATATTTCTGCGTTCCCACCTCCAGTAAGTGAAGATGCTTGGGTACAGTCAGTTACCGACTTTTTGGCTACGTATGCCGTAAAGGGAAGCCAGCCACCCACCTTTGATCAGGTACGCGCCAAACTGGTTGCCCCCACTGGATCACAGCAAGAAAAGGAAATATTTACCGGGTTACGTCCAGAGGCGAAAAAGGTGCTTGAGGATGGCCAAAAAGCCGGCAACCTGTTGCTTCCTGGATTGATGCTCAAAAGCCGCACGGAACGTGTTTATCCAGATGAGCTACTCGCCCGGCAAGTGGTGGGCATCGTTGATACCGAACAAAAAGGTATCGAGGGTATTGAAAAGCAAATGAATGATGTGCTTACCGGTACACCGGGATCACGGCCAGCGCGTCAAGGAACCTGGCGGACATCAGCACCAGGTACGGTGGAAAATGAGATCGCCGCTATTGACGGATCAGCTGTCAAATTGAGTCTTGACCAGCGGATTCAACATGCTACTGAACGAGAACTACAGCAAGCGATGGAGCGCTTTAATGCCAAAAGTGCTTCTGCGGTTGTGCTTCATGTTCCGACCGGGGACGTAGTCGCGATGGCGAACGTACCGACGGTTGGTCCTCATGATCGTTCAAATGACAGCCTTGAGTTCCGTCGTAATCGTGCCATCACCGACATGTTTGAGCATGGCAGTGTAAACAAAGTGGTGACATTGGCTGGAGGTATTGAGGAAGGACTGATTAGTGCGAATTCAACCTTCCAAGTGCCCGATGAAATCACCATTGGTAAGCGGACCTACCATGATGCGACTGACCACAAAGAAGAAACGTGGAGCGTAAAAGAAATTATTACGCGTTCATCCAATGTGGGAACGATAAAGATGGGGCAGGCGCTTGGCCCTCAACGCCTGCATACGTATATGGAAAAATTCGGGGTCGGGCAACCAACTGGGATCGGGTTTATCGGGGAAAGTAGTGGCCGAATCGCAGATGTGGCCTCCTGGAATGAAGCCAGCCTCCCGACGATTTCAATTGGCCAAGGGGTATCAACGACATTGTTACAAATTGCAGAGATGTACGCCGTGATTGCAGCCGATGGCGTAAAGATCCCACCGCGGTTGATTAGCGCAACGATAGGACCAGACGGCGTTGAAACACCAGTAGAACAAGGCGTTGCGACCCAAGTCGTGAGTGCACGAACTGCGGATAAGGTGACGGACATATTGGTGGATGTGGTAGACGGAGCTCATGGCACCGGAAAAGCGGCTGCGGTTCCTGGTTATGATGTTGCCGCAAAAACGGGCACAGCTCAAAAACCTGATCTTGTTCATGGCGGGTATCTAAAGGGTGCATACATTGCCTCCATGGCAGGGTTCGCTCCGGCAAAACATCCAGAGTTTGTTGTTGCCGTTCACTTGGACGAACCGACGCCGTATGAAGGTAGCAAAAGTGCAGCCCCTACCTTTAGTGCGATCATGGCACAAGCATTAAGTCTGCAGGGGGTGGCTCCTACACGAGCTGTGGTCAATGCCGTGCCACAACAGTCTACGAATGACGACGATATGGCATCTCCAGACAACGATGAGTCAACAAGCCCCTCTTCCAGAGAAACTGAGAATCAGGACGAACAATCTAGTGATGAGTAA
- a CDS encoding UDP-N-acetylmuramoyl-L-alanyl-D-glutamate--2,6-diaminopimelate ligase: protein MPISLPALVNAIAEPHGARLIGNGEPLITDATLDSRQVQPGWLFIARPGAIADGHDFVDAAVTNGASAVVVQREVQVDIPQIIVPNVAQAVGDIAAAVHDYPSAAMQVIGVTGTNGKTTTTWIIHQILSRVGLQAGLIGTVEAKIGQTRIEGIRTTPEATDIQRLLARMRDASIAVVAMEVSSHGIDLGRINGLSFDAVGFTNLTQDHLDYHHTMEAYAQVKASLFDSRWARVGAMVLGDPNHPDNTYSDYVYQHISLPFKTISQYRKADIDISSVQLFADESTCVLEIDGKTYDARVPLPGRFNVDNAALAVTLCHQIGVDVQACVDALATSAPTPGRAEQVRGRADQPTVLVDYAHTPDALSNVLASLRQTTSGNLICVIGCGGDRDREKRPLMAHAALAGADHSVFTSDNPRSENPETILDEMTAGLDISSRWVRVTDRREAIAQAITLAGPHDVVLIAGKGHETYQEINGVKHHFDDREVAQAVLARG, encoded by the coding sequence ATGCCCATATCGTTACCTGCGCTTGTTAACGCTATCGCTGAACCTCATGGTGCACGCCTTATCGGTAATGGGGAGCCACTCATCACCGATGCAACATTAGATTCTCGTCAAGTCCAGCCTGGCTGGCTTTTTATTGCTCGTCCGGGTGCGATCGCGGATGGTCATGATTTTGTGGATGCGGCGGTTACGAACGGGGCCAGCGCAGTTGTTGTTCAACGCGAGGTTCAGGTCGATATCCCACAGATTATTGTGCCCAATGTGGCTCAGGCTGTGGGGGATATCGCTGCGGCTGTTCATGACTATCCCAGTGCTGCGATGCAGGTTATCGGGGTAACCGGTACCAACGGAAAAACAACAACGACATGGATTATTCATCAAATCCTTAGCCGAGTGGGCCTGCAAGCTGGGCTCATTGGCACGGTAGAGGCCAAGATTGGTCAAACACGCATTGAAGGGATACGTACCACTCCTGAGGCGACAGATATTCAGCGCCTGTTAGCACGCATGCGTGATGCGTCTATTGCGGTTGTTGCGATGGAAGTGTCGAGCCACGGCATTGATCTGGGTCGTATCAATGGGTTGTCGTTTGACGCGGTAGGGTTCACCAACCTGACCCAAGATCATCTGGATTACCATCACACGATGGAGGCCTATGCTCAGGTCAAAGCTTCGTTATTTGATTCACGCTGGGCACGGGTAGGTGCGATGGTGCTTGGCGATCCGAACCATCCTGATAATACGTACTCGGATTATGTCTACCAGCATATTTCCTTGCCATTTAAGACTATTAGCCAGTATAGGAAAGCTGATATAGACATAAGTAGTGTTCAGCTATTCGCAGATGAATCTACATGCGTGTTGGAGATTGATGGCAAAACCTATGATGCCCGTGTGCCATTGCCGGGAAGATTCAATGTGGATAACGCAGCCCTTGCGGTCACCTTATGCCATCAGATCGGTGTTGATGTTCAGGCGTGTGTCGATGCCCTTGCGACAAGTGCGCCAACGCCTGGACGTGCTGAACAAGTTCGTGGTCGAGCTGACCAGCCGACTGTGCTCGTAGACTATGCACACACACCTGATGCCTTATCGAATGTATTGGCTAGTTTGCGACAAACAACGTCAGGCAATCTGATTTGTGTGATTGGGTGTGGCGGTGACCGGGACCGTGAAAAGCGCCCATTGATGGCTCACGCCGCCTTGGCGGGCGCAGACCATAGTGTTTTTACGAGTGACAACCCAAGAAGCGAGAATCCTGAAACAATCTTGGATGAGATGACCGCTGGGCTTGATATTTCATCACGATGGGTACGGGTAACGGATCGACGTGAGGCAATTGCCCAAGCCATTACCCTGGCTGGTCCCCATGATGTAGTCCTTATTGCTGGAAAGGGCCATGAGACCTATCAAGAGATCAACGGGGTCAAGCACCATTTTGATGATCGAGAAGTGGCCCAAGCTGTTTTAGCGAGGGGATAA